CCTTTTGTGTGGTTTATAAAGCACTTGAGAAGCACTTCAGAGCCCCTTGGGCTGCCAAGTGTTGTGGTGGGAGTTGCCATTACCAGAGaccttcccagctgcaggaggtcTGTTTCTCCATCTTACAGGCACCCCAGGCTGCTTATGCTGCTCTGGTGGGAGAAACCTGAACGTTGCTGTTGGTCGTTActgggaaagggggagagaCTTGTGTGCCAGCGAGCGGTGAGAGACGCAGTGGGAGGAGCTGTGGAGAGGTGTTCAGGTGGGACACCCATCGGTtagagctgcctgtgctggtgggatgggCGCAGAAGCTGAGGTATGTGGGGGAGATCCTCCAGCCTCCAtcttgctgtgcttcagcaccCCTCGCCAGGACGTGGAAGTGTGGGGGTTACTCCCCATTGAAGGAGGGGGATGCTTGGGGGGCAGGCTGGCAGAGTTgccctctgctgctctcctccatgtccagctgggctctggctgTCTCCCAAGGCAGAGCACCAcgaagggaagggggggggtgACAGTTATCTGTGCTGCAGGACTGTCGTCCTGGGGGAGATCCCGGCCTCTGGCCTCCCGATGAGCCTAGGGGCCCCATGGCATCTGCTGTTTGTCCCCATTTGCAGAGCTACAGATGCCACCAtggcctcctgctgcctgctcccctcccccaggcCCCCACTGACTCctctcttgttttctctccccttctccccgGTCCCCTGGAGCAGCAGCGGCCGGTGAAGCAGTCTCTCAGCAAGTCCCTGTGCCGAGAGTCCCACTGGAAATGCCTGCTGCTGTCTCTCCTCATGTACGGCTGCATGGGAGCTATGACCTGGTGCCACGTCACCAAGGTGACCCGGCTGACCTTTGACAGCGCTTACAAGGGCAAGTCCATGATGTACCACGACAGCCCCTGTTCTAATGGCTACGTCTACATCCCCTTGGCCTTCCTGGTGATGCTCTACGTGGTGTACCTGGTGGAGTGCTGGCACTGCTACACCCGCAACGAGCTGCAGTACAAGGTGGATGTGGAGAGTGTGCATGAGCGTGTGCAGCGGATGCAGCAAGCGACTCCCTGCATCTGGTGGAAGGCCATCAGCTACCACTACGTCCGCAGGACCCGGCAGGTTACCCGCTACCGCAATGGGGATGCTTACACCACCACCCAAGTGTATCATGAGCGGGTCAACACTCATGTGGCAGAGGCCGAGTTTGATTATTCCAATTGTGGAGTTAAGGACATCTCCAAGGACCTCATTGACTTAGAGAGCTACCCGGCCACACGGCTCCGCTTCACCAAGTGTTTCAGCTTTGCCAACGTGGAGTCGGAGAACTCCTACCTGACCCAGCGGGCCCGCTTCTTCACGGAGAACGAGGGGCTAGATGACTACATGGAGGCCAGGGAGGGGATGCACCTCAAAAACGTGGACTTCAAGGAATACATGGTGGCCTTTTCTGACCCAGACAACCTTCCTTGGTATGTATCCCACTATGTCTTCTGGGTGGCGGCTCTGCTGACCCTATCCTGGCCCCTGCGGGTGCTAAATGAGTACCGCACCTCCTACGTCCATTACCACGTGGAGAAACTCTTTGGGTTCGACTATGTGGCGGTGACACCGGCTGAGGAGCGCTCCTTCTGCCGGAGGATGCCCCGCGTCAACACGGTGGACAGCACTGAGCTGGAGTGGCACATCCGATCCAACCAGCAGCTGGTACCCAGCTACTCAGAAGCGGTCCTGATGGACTTGGTGGGGCTCTCCGGCTGCACCAGCTACTCTGCTTGCCGGTATGGGGGCTACCGGCAGAACTGCGAGCGGTGCCACAGGACTATAAGCAGCTCTTCCATCTTCTCCCGCAGTGCCCTGAGCATCTGCAACGGCAGCCCCAGGAtccccttcagcagcagccgcTTCTCCCTGGGCCGCCTGTACGGCTCACGGCGCAGCTGCCTCTGGCAAAGCCGAAGCGGGAGCCTGAATGAGCAGAGCTGCCCCACCGAGCAGACCCGGCTCTCCAGCCAGGTGACTGTGGAGGAGGAAGACCCTCCTCCTTACCAGGATGCCCTCTACTTCCCCATCCTCATCGTGCACCGTAACGAAGGCTGCCTGAACCATGACCACCGTCACCTCCACCGCAATGGGTCCTGTGTGGAGACCTCACTGTGAAAGCAGAGGGCGGTGAGATGTCGTTGTCCGGTGCCTGGCCCGAGCCAGTGCAGGATTTGGGGACAGCACAGGGGAGGCAGATGGCCTAGGAGGACATTAGGTTGGAGCGGACACGGCATCTCGCTCCGGCAGCCAGCAAAAGCTCCCCCTGCCATGGCTCTGACCTCCTGGAGGGGTGAGTGCCAATGCTCCCCCTGACACGGCACAGAACTCTAAACCGACCaccacatgcaaaaaaaaaaagaaacaacccaaccaaaccaaaccccaaaccgTAATTCATGGCATCAAGATCCAAAGGGGGGAATAAAAAGACAGGCCTGATGCAGGGAGGGAGGTGCTTtggctcccagccctggctccagGCTGGCTCGTGCTCCGAGGAACCAGCAGCCACCAGAAAGCGCCCTGCTGCACCTCTGCCCACCCCGCTGCCCACGCTGGAGCAAGACCCCTTGCAGGGTGGAGGGGAATGGGCCCCTTGGGAACGGCATGTAACTGCCTGTGCCTAAAGGTCTGGGGCATCCAGGCACGTGGAGCTGAGCGGCAGGTTAGAGCAAAGGCTGAAAGCCACGAATCCagctcttccccttcccccccaacCGTTCCCCACCCTccccgcttttttttttagaccaCGCTCCGACTGTTACTCTGTTCTCACTGCTGGGAATGGCACCACCTCCAGAGGATCCCAGGCTCGGCTCCTTAGGAAGCTTCGGCACACCAGTGACTCTGAGAGTCTGCATCCCCTAGGTAAAGGGCTTTCTGTTTGGGATtacagcaggcaggcagcaccagggAAGGGATGAATGTCCAAACCCAGATGGAGTGGAGATCTGTGGTACTGCTGATCCACTTGCTGGAGGAGGgctcagctggaaagaaaaagtgggAGACCCCCTGgtgagctggggaaggggggaaggatGGCACTGGGACAGGCATTGTGGTAATAGGTGGGGTGTCAAGTGGCTGGGGTCTCCTCCTGCCTTTGAAGTGAGTCCTGGTCGGTTCAGACGAGCATCGAGGAAGGCTCTGGTAGGTCCAGGTGCAGTTCACCTATTGATAATAGAGCAGCAGGTTGGTGCGTGTCTGTAAGAGTGAATTTTGCATGCGATCAGGCTGGGCTCTGGTTTCAGACTCTGAACTgcaggctcctggcagcccGGTTATGGCAGAGAGCTctgaggggctgggagggagaaatgcaaaagcacGCTGGAGCGTCAGGAACCTGGGCTGAGGAAATGAGGAGCAAAGGGAGTCCCTTTCTGTGGGGTCCCACTGTGGGTGCAGGACCCACAGGTGGGAGACAGGGAGGCATCTGCCATGAGGGATGCTCTGCAGAACAGAGGCTGGGGATATGCTAGAGGGGAACCTGCTTAAAACCAAGCAGTTCGCATCACAGAGGTTTTTACAGAGGGGTGTCAGGCGGTGAGAAGTGAGGTGGCCTCTGTGTAGCCCATTAGCCCCTGGGTTCCTCCACCTTGCTCTTGTCAGGGCAGGTTGGCCTGCTCTGAGCTTTGTGCTGCCCCTTCTATCTCACTGGAAACGGTCTTGGTGACATTGGGCAAGGAGCCTTCGTGTCACTGAAGCTGCATCAGTGGCTGCAGCATGCAGGCAcccagcttttccttctccGTCAACACATCCCTGGATCTCATGTGTCCCTGTTCTCAGAAAAGCCATCTCCTTTTCGGTCAGCAGTTTGGGGGAGTGCATGCCAAATCAGCTAGCGGTTTCTCCAGACAGCACTGCCTCTCAGCCTCACCACTCTTCCCTTGTCGGCTGGGGCAAGCAatggctgtgagcagcaggtCTTGGGTGACCAGAGCAAGTCCATTAGCACCTGGGTATTTGAGCCTGGTGTCTGCCTCTGCATCCATTGCAGAAGGGCAAGACGTAACAGCAAACAGTGAGCCATTGTATTTAGCCCAGCCTGTCTTCCTCTTGCCAGCTGTTAATTAAGGATCTGTTTCTCTAGTCATactgctgtgctgtttctcctcccAGGTCTTGGGGAGGCTGCAAATGCACCCTTCCACCACATCATTCCTCTTTTGAAAATCTTCTCTTGCTGGCAAGCCTGGAGAGATCAGTGCCTGTGGACATTGTAAGGCTCTGTTGGCTTTGCCCCTAGAGCcatctgttctgcttttgtgcCTTGTGTGTCCTGGTCCGTGTCTCTTGCTCTTCCAGTCAGCTTGTCCTTCTGGATTTCAAGTGCTAGACTCCACCAAACAACAGTGGTTTGAACAGAAAGTCCCTTGAGATCTCACTCTGTTGTGATTCTGTCTTGTCATCTGCCCTTACTCTCACTACCAGACTAGAGATTGGCTTAAGTAAGAGGGTCCCTTTGAGAAGCATAAGGTCTCCGGTGTGTACACATCTCTCTGCATTTTGTTCTCATTATTATCAGCACAGATTCAGACTGGGTGAAAGCAGCTACAGCCCCCTTGGCTGCCCTGCGATTTCCTTGCTTAGTGGTGACATTTggcttgctgtgtgcttgtgcTTCTCTCTCCAAGGGCCTAATGTGAGTCAAGGCCAATGCTGAGGGTCCTCGTGACTCTGGGGAGATAATGGTGCGTGCTTGTATGTCCCAGTGAATCAGGAGACCTTCAGTCAGTGAAGCTGCAATGGGTCATTAGAGAGGAATGTGGTCTGCTTGTCCTTCCCAACATGTTCTCCTTGAAATCTCTTACACATTGTTTAAATTAGGCTGTGATGGCTCATCTTTCCATCTCCAGCCTCCAAGGTGCCTCAGACAGATGGATCTATATACGATTTGGCAGGCCTTTTATCTCCCTGGGGCAAAGACAGTCCTCAGAATAAGGACAGATTAGTAGGGTCTCTGTGCCCCTGTCTTGGAGCACCTGCAGCAGAGTTCTGCTTTCAGGCGCTTTGTCCTTGGCTCCTTCTGGGTCTTTTGATGAGATTGCCTCCATTTACTCCTCTGGCCCCATTCTCACCTGCAAAATCGTATTCTGGAGGTGGCCGGTCCAGGTGGACACGTGTATCTTTGAGGCACAGCTGCtactgtggccagcagcatccacGCAGAGTCCTCCTGCGGTTGAACACCTCTCCCATGCACATattgccagctgcagccaggccccAGATGTTGTCCCAGTGCCATGGTCTGTGGCCATCCCAGACCCACAGCACCCTGAGAAATGGGACCTCTAGCCAGTGCTTCCTGCTGCATGCCGGGTTTTCTCGGAGATCCCTTTCCTCATATGCTTGGTCCTGTTACCccactgcagctggtggggcCGCCCCTCTGCGGTCCAGCCCTCTCCATTCTTGCCAGGTTGGAGACCCTGCTGCCCTGTCTTAGGCTCAGGAAAGGGGGTTGGCACACTTGGGCATGTGAGAGTAGCAGGactgggcaggagggacaggagCTGCCTGGTGGCTTGGCACAGAAGTGGTGGAGCTGAAGAGAACAGGATGAAACTGGGATTatgctccctctcctccctgcctgcaatGGCAGGGCAGCATGTCTAGCCAGGCAGGGAAGCTCACGGCAGACAACTGGGCTCTCCCTTCCTGGTCCTGGCATGAGATGCAGCTGGCAGAAAGGGTGTGCGTGTATGGGTTTCCTCCTAAGTGTTGGTGAGGGACCCCCatgccctgggcagctgctttAATTCTCTTTGTGGCTCAGGTTATTAGCACAGATGGCCAGCGTGGGTCTGTCCCTGTTCTGGTGGAGTGGTCCCATCTCCCCAGCACACAGGCATCCACCCGCCACCattccaggctgagcagcagtcAGGCATCTGCTCTTCCTGCAGACTTGTGTCTGCTCTCTGCCGTGTCTGTGTCGGCGATGACGATTCCTTTGGCAGCTCATTCGATGGCCCAGTCTGCTCCTCTCATGATAGCCTGCTCCCTTATATCTAACCTGAATTCTCCCTGCTGTATCTTAATCCCCTTACTTCTCCTTCATTGACTGGTGAGTCTAATTGGCTCTGCTCCTTTTCCCCATGGCCTGCCTGACACAAGCAGGCGTtatctgctctctgcagccttcCCTTCACCAATCCTAGGGTCTTCAGTCCCCGAGGATCTCACTGGGCAAACCCTGGCTTGCGTGGTGGTGCAGAAGTTTTCCCTGTGTAGCGAGTCTATGTTTTCTGCTCTGAGCCCAGCCTGGGAAAGAGGAGAGGGCCAAAGGTGCAAGCCATGCCTTGGTGTGTCAGGGTGGCTGTGTCCTTGTTTCTGGTGCAGAAGATCTCTTCAAAGTGAGCGAAATACGCAGAGCTGCTGGCCCCTTATGCAAGGAAAGCAGGACAGCCTGCATCACCCTTTGTGGAGGTGCAAGCCAGGGGCTTGTCAGTACGAGGGGGCAGTAACTAGAGGATCTCCACAGTCAGGTGGCTTTGGTTGTTTCCATACATCGTTCACCCATCGGTTCACCCACTGCGGCTTTCCATGGGCCGAGAGTCAGGCCCGGCATTGCACTTGGCAGCAGGCTTTCCTCGCATACCAGGACGAGTGAGTTGGGAatgctgccagctcctcttTCTGGCTCTTCCTGGTGCTAACACATCCCTAGAAGAGAGCTTAGTCCTTACTGCTGCAAGGCTGGACCATAAGTGTGGGCTGTCTGGTGTTTCCCATTGCTGCCGGTATACTTGCCAGGTACTTTAAagctctccagctttcctgaactagagaaagagggaga
Above is a genomic segment from Falco naumanni isolate bFalNau1 chromosome 12, bFalNau1.pat, whole genome shotgun sequence containing:
- the TMEM151B gene encoding transmembrane protein 151B, encoding MSPPASAAAASEGGSSTPVPPEEEAEGAREEQRPVKQSLSKSLCRESHWKCLLLSLLMYGCMGAMTWCHVTKVTRLTFDSAYKGKSMMYHDSPCSNGYVYIPLAFLVMLYVVYLVECWHCYTRNELQYKVDVESVHERVQRMQQATPCIWWKAISYHYVRRTRQVTRYRNGDAYTTTQVYHERVNTHVAEAEFDYSNCGVKDISKDLIDLESYPATRLRFTKCFSFANVESENSYLTQRARFFTENEGLDDYMEAREGMHLKNVDFKEYMVAFSDPDNLPWYVSHYVFWVAALLTLSWPLRVLNEYRTSYVHYHVEKLFGFDYVAVTPAEERSFCRRMPRVNTVDSTELEWHIRSNQQLVPSYSEAVLMDLVGLSGCTSYSACRYGGYRQNCERCHRTISSSSIFSRSALSICNGSPRIPFSSSRFSLGRLYGSRRSCLWQSRSGSLNEQSCPTEQTRLSSQVTVEEEDPPPYQDALYFPILIVHRNEGCLNHDHRHLHRNGSCVETSL